One window of Alteromonas sp. LMIT006 genomic DNA carries:
- the cysS gene encoding cysteine--tRNA ligase, whose product MLQIYNTLNREKAIFKPRQPGIVGLYVCGITVYDLSHMGHARTYLSFDIMVRYLRHLGFQVNYVRNITDVDDKIIARAMANNESTSELTERTIAMMHEDFAALNLLPPDIEPRVTTHMNEIIDVIQRLIDKKHAYVADNGDVLFSVKSYKDYGKLSKQDLEQLQAGARVDVDQDKRDPLDFVLWKTVKPGEPFWDSPWGAGRPGWHIECSAMNHKHLGEHFDIHGGGSDLTFPHHENEIAQSCCAFDTPYVNYWVHTGMVQVDNEKMSKSLGNFFTLRDVLAEHHPETLRFFLMSAHYRSQLSYSQDNIAQAQASLERLYTALRDVTPDAHTDLSYGGYLERFEAAMNDDFNTPVAMSVMFDCARALNIAKASEPEEAAKLARVLLGLGEILGCLQSAPDAFLQAGDDVDVEQIEALIQQRKQARLDKDWAAADAARDALTAMGIVIEDSAQGTTWRKA is encoded by the coding sequence TTATTTAAGCTTTGACATCATGGTGCGGTATTTACGTCATTTGGGTTTTCAAGTGAATTATGTGCGCAACATTACCGATGTCGATGACAAAATCATTGCTCGCGCAATGGCCAATAATGAGTCTACATCGGAATTAACCGAGCGAACGATTGCGATGATGCATGAGGATTTTGCAGCGCTGAATTTGTTACCACCTGATATTGAACCTCGGGTTACCACGCACATGAATGAAATTATCGATGTCATCCAACGCTTGATTGACAAAAAGCACGCGTATGTGGCTGATAATGGTGATGTGCTATTTTCGGTTAAATCTTATAAAGATTACGGCAAACTCAGCAAACAGGATTTGGAGCAATTGCAAGCCGGTGCTCGCGTCGATGTAGACCAAGATAAACGCGATCCACTGGATTTTGTGTTGTGGAAAACGGTGAAGCCTGGTGAACCATTCTGGGACTCACCATGGGGTGCAGGGCGACCGGGCTGGCATATTGAGTGTTCAGCAATGAATCACAAACATTTGGGCGAGCATTTCGATATTCATGGGGGCGGTTCTGATTTGACCTTCCCACACCACGAAAACGAAATTGCGCAATCTTGCTGTGCCTTTGATACGCCTTATGTAAACTACTGGGTACACACTGGTATGGTTCAGGTCGACAATGAAAAGATGTCCAAATCCTTGGGTAACTTTTTTACATTGCGCGACGTGTTGGCTGAACATCATCCAGAAACACTGAGATTTTTCTTGATGTCTGCGCATTACCGCAGCCAGCTCTCTTATTCACAAGATAACATTGCTCAGGCGCAAGCGTCACTCGAGCGTCTTTATACAGCACTACGTGATGTGACGCCTGATGCACATACTGATCTAAGTTATGGTGGATACCTTGAGCGTTTCGAAGCAGCAATGAATGACGATTTTAATACGCCAGTTGCGATGTCAGTGATGTTTGACTGTGCACGAGCGCTGAATATTGCCAAAGCTTCAGAGCCGGAAGAGGCGGCTAAACTAGCTAGGGTATTGCTGGGGCTTGGTGAGATCTTAGGGTGTTTACAAAGTGCACCAGATGCGTTTTTGCAAGCGGGGGATGATGTCGATGTCGAACAAATTGAAGCTCTCATTCAGCAACGAAAACAAGCTCGTTTGGATAAGGATTGGGCGGCAGCAGATGCGGCAAGAGATGCTCTAACGGCGATGGGAATTGTTATCGAAGACAGTGCCCAAGGAACAACATGGCGTAAAGCTTAG